The Deferribacter desulfuricans SSM1 genome contains a region encoding:
- the tnpA gene encoding IS200/IS605 family transposase, with protein sequence MEKSSKIRTGRHCVFLLHVHLVFVTKYRKSVFQKKHLETLKEIFAKVCQDFEAELIELNGESDHVHLLVNYPPKVAVSKLVNSLKGVSSRKLKQIHPELRQYYWKNALWSPSYFAGSCGGAPLEVIKQYIETQKTPTTSPT encoded by the coding sequence ATGGAAAAGTCAAGTAAAATTAGAACTGGTAGGCATTGTGTTTTTCTTCTGCATGTGCATTTGGTCTTTGTAACTAAATACAGAAAGAGCGTATTTCAAAAGAAACACTTAGAAACCTTAAAGGAAATCTTCGCCAAAGTCTGTCAAGATTTTGAGGCAGAACTGATAGAATTAAATGGAGAAAGCGACCATGTCCATTTGCTTGTAAACTATCCGCCAAAGGTGGCAGTCTCAAAACTGGTAAATTCGCTAAAAGGTGTTTCTTCCAGAAAGCTAAAACAAATCCATCCTGAATTAAGGCAGTATTACTGGAAAAACGCTTTATGGTCTCCAAGCTATTTTGCAGGTTCCTGTGGTGGAGCTCCGCTTGAGGTTATCAAACAATATATTGAAACCCAGAAGACACCCACTACATCACCTACCTAA
- a CDS encoding RNA-guided endonuclease InsQ/TnpB family protein, whose amino-acid sequence MITCQAFKFKLKTNEELENKFAQFAGSCRFVWNKAIALIKQKLDIKKVDKIINIHLPQYYKNTATIPTYNEMAGMLKLWKQSEEYAFLKEAHSQILQQTLKDLYKAIDSAFTKGNGISFPDFRKKGKSPDSFRYPQGFKINNNRIFLPKIGWVRFYKSRNIVGKPKNVTVKRYADGWYISVVTEKDTSIKENLSNPVGIDVGVKKIITLSNGCYFEPLDLSKYEKKLIKLQRQLSRKQHPTKKGDKTPFSNNYKKHQRKIAKMWLKIANVRNDYLHKITTAIAKKHGFVAVENLKVKNLTKSAKGTKDSPGRNVKAKSGLNRSILSRAWGRFFELLEYKLQRNGGKLVRVDAKNTSITCPLCDYTNKENRKNQAVFVCKKCGFTSNADLVGAINVLMRAMRKENLITLPQGLREVTPVEYAREYTLKQEPAGNREGLPLPSIA is encoded by the coding sequence ATGATTACATGTCAAGCCTTTAAATTTAAACTCAAGACCAATGAAGAGTTAGAAAACAAGTTCGCCCAATTTGCCGGCTCTTGTAGGTTTGTATGGAATAAAGCTATTGCTTTAATAAAACAAAAGCTTGATATAAAAAAGGTAGATAAAATCATCAATATCCACTTGCCACAATATTACAAAAATACTGCTACTATACCTACCTATAACGAAATGGCGGGAATGCTTAAATTATGGAAACAATCCGAAGAATACGCTTTCTTAAAAGAAGCACATTCTCAAATTCTACAACAAACCTTAAAGGATTTATACAAAGCCATAGACAGTGCTTTTACCAAAGGCAATGGTATATCTTTTCCAGACTTCAGGAAGAAAGGTAAATCGCCAGACAGCTTTAGATATCCTCAAGGCTTTAAGATAAATAACAATAGAATATTTTTACCTAAAATAGGATGGGTTAGGTTTTATAAATCAAGAAACATAGTTGGCAAACCAAAGAATGTAACAGTTAAAAGATACGCCGATGGCTGGTATATAAGCGTAGTTACCGAAAAAGACACATCAATTAAAGAAAATCTATCCAACCCCGTGGGTATAGATGTAGGTGTAAAAAAGATAATCACACTATCCAACGGTTGTTACTTCGAGCCTCTTGATTTAAGTAAATATGAGAAAAAACTAATCAAACTCCAAAGGCAACTCTCGAGAAAACAACACCCTACCAAAAAAGGAGATAAGACACCGTTTTCTAATAATTACAAAAAACACCAAAGAAAAATAGCAAAGATGTGGCTTAAGATAGCAAATGTGAGAAACGATTACCTACATAAAATAACAACAGCCATAGCCAAAAAACACGGCTTTGTGGCTGTAGAGAATTTAAAGGTTAAGAACCTAACCAAATCTGCAAAAGGCACAAAAGACAGCCCCGGACGTAATGTAAAAGCTAAATCAGGCTTAAACAGAAGCATTCTTTCTCGAGCGTGGGGTAGGTTCTTTGAACTGCTTGAGTATAAACTCCAGAGAAATGGGGGGAAACTGGTTAGAGTTGACGCTAAAAACACCTCTATAACCTGTCCTCTATGTGATTACACTAATAAGGAAAACCGCAAAAACCAAGCGGTATTTGTATGCAAAAAGTGTGGTTTTACGTCTAATGCTGATTTGGTAGGTGCGATAAATGTTTTAATGAGAGCGATGAGGAAGGAAAACCTTATAACCCTACCGCAGGGCTTGCGGGAAGTCACGCCTGTGGAGTATGCCAGAGAGTATACGCTGAAGCAGGAACCAGCGGGAAACCGTGAGGGATTACCGCTTCCATCGATAGCGTAG
- a CDS encoding DNA polymerase beta superfamily protein produces MEQFIDNIVNNIESRGHKLIFLTQVGSHLYGTNTLNSDRDYVGIFIPSDDYVLGLSRIEEIDLSIKDKDETGKNTENAVDVKVYELRKFLKLAMENNPNILEILFSNKLEYLTDEGKILVDNKKIFPYLGLYDKYMGYSISQRKKMVIKKSNYFDLHQFKGDLEKLFSISEDNKKLTLAELPYIKGFQVYRKNFKNENFIVGDLTFHKSRFLKKVYQMVVERLNKVGNRERLILKYGYDTKFSMHYHRLLYEGIRLLRTGELVFPLPEREELLKIRNGEYPIEYVLEKGIELEDEMRKAKETSELPKKSRFEKINELCKNLLKNNINKRMDNIATIKF; encoded by the coding sequence ATGGAGCAATTTATTGATAATATTGTAAATAATATTGAGAGTAGGGGACATAAATTAATATTTTTAACACAGGTGGGTTCTCATTTATATGGAACAAACACTCTAAATTCGGATAGAGATTATGTAGGTATTTTTATACCGTCTGATGACTATGTGTTAGGATTATCCAGAATAGAAGAGATAGATTTGTCTATTAAGGACAAAGATGAAACTGGAAAAAATACTGAGAATGCTGTTGATGTAAAAGTTTATGAATTGAGAAAATTTTTAAAACTTGCTATGGAAAATAATCCAAACATTTTAGAAATCTTATTTTCAAATAAACTTGAATATTTAACAGATGAAGGTAAAATATTAGTGGATAATAAAAAGATTTTTCCATATTTAGGATTATATGATAAATATATGGGTTATAGTATTAGTCAAAGGAAAAAAATGGTAATTAAAAAATCTAATTATTTTGATTTGCATCAATTTAAAGGTGATTTAGAAAAGTTATTTAGTATAAGTGAGGACAACAAAAAACTTACGTTAGCTGAATTACCTTATATCAAAGGTTTTCAGGTTTATCGAAAAAATTTTAAAAATGAAAACTTTATAGTAGGTGATTTAACATTTCACAAGTCAAGATTTCTTAAAAAAGTATATCAAATGGTTGTAGAAAGGTTAAATAAGGTAGGCAATAGGGAAAGGTTAATTCTTAAATATGGTTATGATACAAAATTTTCAATGCATTATCATCGTTTACTGTATGAAGGTATAAGGTTGTTAAGAACAGGAGAACTGGTATTTCCTCTGCCAGAAAGAGAGGAATTATTAAAAATTAGAAATGGAGAGTATCCTATTGAATATGTGCTAGAAAAAGGGATAGAATTAGAAGATGAAATGAGAAAAGCAAAAGAAACCAGTGAATTACCTAAAAAATCAAGATTTGAAAAAATCAATGAATTATGTAAAAATCTCCTTAAAAATAATATTAATAAAAGAATGGATAATATTGCTACCATAAAATTTTAA
- a CDS encoding RtcB family protein codes for MIKGKYTDAIIFTNEIENEALSQIYSIVNHPVFTGPVRIMPDVHAGAGCVIGFTAPLTNKIIPSIIGYDIGCGVSTCILGKIKKEEFLDNWVIIDKKLREIIPLGQNTHEKSSIIKENKKFFEDIFKSQKQYYLNKISNVFNKIFKNEKLNIKLEKYFSLDYIFKELPAKIGLPGGYIFSALGTLGGGNHFIEVEVNESDDLFVTIHTGSRNLGKKIAEYWQKKAIASCRTGNKDRFKKEIELLKMKYKGKDLENAINDLKVKYKNNNFSQELSYLSSPSDVAGYLIDMFIAQIFATYNRYCIYNFVEQIISYILKKDNNLLLDDLVLNSFESVHNYVDFDDLIIRKGAIKTPIGKEIIIPLNMKDGVIIAKVKNEPIKLIERNFSAPHGAGRKMSRSKAKQSINLNDFRKSMVGIASSSVNETTLDESPMAYKDKDNIITYLNNIADIVYILKPIYVLKDSIPTYICNNEIETKNIMDNIM; via the coding sequence ATGATAAAAGGAAAATATACTGATGCTATTATTTTTACTAATGAAATAGAAAATGAAGCATTATCTCAAATATATAGTATTGTAAATCATCCAGTATTTACTGGACCAGTAAGAATAATGCCTGATGTTCATGCAGGTGCTGGGTGTGTGATAGGTTTTACTGCACCTTTAACTAATAAAATTATACCATCTATTATAGGATATGATATTGGATGTGGTGTTAGTACATGTATATTAGGTAAAATTAAAAAGGAAGAATTTTTGGATAACTGGGTAATTATTGATAAGAAATTAAGGGAAATTATACCTCTTGGACAAAATACACATGAAAAGTCTTCTATAATAAAAGAAAATAAAAAATTTTTTGAAGATATTTTTAAATCGCAGAAGCAATATTATTTAAATAAAATAAGTAATGTATTTAATAAAATATTTAAAAATGAAAAATTAAATATAAAATTAGAAAAATATTTTTCATTGGACTATATATTTAAAGAATTACCTGCTAAAATAGGATTACCTGGTGGTTATATTTTTTCAGCATTAGGAACTCTTGGTGGAGGTAATCATTTTATAGAAGTAGAAGTTAATGAAAGTGATGATTTATTTGTTACAATACATACAGGATCAAGAAATTTAGGCAAGAAAATAGCAGAATATTGGCAAAAAAAAGCTATTGCATCTTGTAGAACTGGTAATAAAGATAGGTTTAAAAAAGAAATAGAATTATTAAAAATGAAATATAAAGGAAAAGATCTGGAAAATGCAATTAATGATTTGAAGGTTAAATATAAAAATAACAATTTTTCTCAAGAGTTATCTTATTTAAGTAGTCCTTCTGATGTGGCAGGCTATTTAATAGATATGTTTATCGCACAGATATTTGCTACATATAATAGGTATTGTATCTATAATTTTGTAGAGCAAATTATTTCATATATTTTAAAGAAGGATAATAATCTTTTACTTGATGATTTAGTTTTAAATAGTTTTGAAAGTGTACATAATTATGTTGATTTTGATGATCTAATTATTCGTAAAGGTGCAATAAAAACACCTATAGGAAAGGAAATTATAATACCTTTAAATATGAAAGATGGAGTAATAATTGCAAAAGTAAAAAATGAACCTATAAAATTAATAGAGCGTAATTTTTCAGCTCCTCATGGTGCTGGTAGAAAAATGTCACGTTCAAAAGCAAAACAATCTATAAATCTTAATGATTTTAGAAAGTCTATGGTAGGTATAGCATCATCAAGTGTGAATGAAACAACATTAGATGAATCACCTATGGCTTATAAAGATAAAGATAACATTATAACTTATCTAAATAACATAGCAGATATTGTTTATATTTTAAAACCAATATATGTTTTAAAAGACAGTATTCCTACATATATATGTAATAATGAAATTGAAACTAAAAATATAATGGATAATATTATGTAA
- a CDS encoding type II toxin-antitoxin system HicB family antitoxin, translating into MFDDRVKIGVKIKDGQVIGEEAGHKQFIESMKKIVNFKDNKDNKNNKNRKSLEYYLNLKYKIIIEKIDEEDGGGFDAYIKELGKYTCCACGETVEEAYNSLIEFKNELIKKWYEEGKEIPEPE; encoded by the coding sequence GTGTTTGATGACAGAGTAAAAATAGGTGTTAAAATAAAAGATGGACAGGTTATAGGAGAAGAAGCTGGACATAAACAGTTTATAGAGAGTATGAAAAAGATAGTTAATTTTAAAGATAATAAAGACAATAAAAATAATAAAAATAGAAAAAGTCTAGAATATTATCTTAATTTAAAATATAAAATAATTATCGAAAAAATAGATGAAGAAGATGGTGGTGGATTTGATGCATACATAAAGGAGTTAGGAAAGTATACATGTTGTGCGTGTGGTGAAACAGTTGAAGAGGCTTACAATTCATTAATTGAATTTAAAAATGAGCTGATAAAAAAATGGTATGAAGAAGGTAAAGAAATTCCAGAACCAGAATAA